A genomic window from Heptranchias perlo isolate sHepPer1 chromosome 20, sHepPer1.hap1, whole genome shotgun sequence includes:
- the LOC137336076 gene encoding zinc finger protein 436-like — MHGHNHTGERPFFCSVCGKGFTRSSTLLRHQRTHSDERPFKCSDCEKSFKSKSILLTHQRTHTGERPFTCTVCEKRFTQSSTLLTHQRVHSDERPFKCSDCENSFKSKIDLMRHQHSHTGERPFTCSVCGKGFTQSSTLLKHQRVHTGERPFSCSVCKKRFTRSSHLLSHQRVHTGERPFSCSVCKKRFTRSSHLLSHQRVHSDERPFKCSDCEKRFKSKIDLMKHQRTHTGERPFTCSVCGKGFTQSSNLLRHQRVHTGERPLNVLTVRKDLKSEMNC; from the coding sequence atgcatggacacaatcacactggggagaggccgttcttctgctccgtgtgtgggaagggattcactcggtcatccaccctgctgagacaccagcgaactcactctgatgagagaccttttaaatgttctgactgtgagaagagctttaaaagcaaaagtattctgctgacacaccaacgcactcacactggggagaggccgttcacctgcaccgtgtgtgagaagagattcacccagtcatccaccctgctgacacaccagcgagttcactctgatgagagaccttttaaatgttctgactgtgagaacagctttaaaagcaaaattgatctgATGAGACACCAACAtagccacactggggagaggccgttcacctgctccgtgtgtgggaaaggattcactcagtcatccaccctgctgaaacaccagcgagttcacactggggagagaccgttctcctgctcagtgtgtaagaagagattcactcgatcatcacaccttctgtcacaccagcgagttcacactggggagagaccgttctcctgctcagtgtgtaagaagagattcactcgatcatcccaccttctgtcacaccagcgagttcactctgatgagagaccttttaaatgttctgactgtgagaagaggtttaaaagcaaaattgatctgatgaaacaccaacgtacccacactggggagaggccattcacctgctccgtgtgtgggaagggattcactcagtcatccaacctgctgagacatcagcgagttcacactggggagaggccgttaaatgttctgactgtgagaaaagatttaaaatcagaaatgaactgctga